In the genome of Phycodurus eques isolate BA_2022a chromosome 22, UOR_Pequ_1.1, whole genome shotgun sequence, the window tgtcCTCAAATACTCTGAAGCCGGAATTAGATCATTCAGATTCATAAAGTTACTCTCAACTCCCACGTGCACCCCTAAGAACATCAAGTAGAAAAGAGTAAGAAACCTCACAGCTTTGTAGAAGACGGCATACAAGAAGTAACACATCGGTCGTCCTTCAAATACAAATGAGGTGCAGAATGTGAGCGCGGTCAAAAATAGACATGGCAAAGATTGACTTTTTCAACTTCACATTGGTTCTTTTCAGCCAAACAAGTCTTTCAGGTCGTTGTTGGCCGACGTGCTGTGCTTCAGTCCGCTTTGGTTGGCGCCGGCGGCCGTTTGGGAGAAGTTCTGCGGGCTGAAAAAAGGGTTCGCTTGCATCCCGAAACCCGCCGCTGGAGCCCCCCGCACGGCGGGCTGAGCGTTCTGGGCCGGGGCGAACTGGCCGAGCCAAGGGGTGCCGACCCCGGGTGCCATTTGATTGAGGGAGACTTTGGGCTTGTTGGCCGTGAAAAGGTTGTCCAGCGGCGACATGTTCATCTGGCCGTGGTTCTGCGCCAGAGCGCCAAAGTTGGGGGTGCTTGCGGCGGTGGCCATGCCGCCGTAGACGCCGGAAGCCGGCGGCCGCATGCTCGTGCCCATGCCCGTCGCCGAAAAGCCCATGGCCGGGTTGAAGCCGTTGGACACCGGGGCGCCCATGGAGGACGAGGGCAAGGCGGGCATGGCGAGGGAGGCCTGCGCCACGGGTGGTCGCGGCGTGTTGGTCAAGGACATACTGTTCAGGGACGCCATGTTGGTGAGCAGGCTGCTCGTCAGATCTTTCGCCTacaggaaaaacattttcacttatACATTTTTCCTCAAGTCGCTGACAAATATTAAAAGGAAAACAACTTGCTGGAAAAGAAATGCAGTTTTTGCGCTCTTTCTAAAACACCCTAAAATGCCGCCAAAGTATGAACCACCTTTGAGTTGGCGGAGGCGGTCGGTTTGATGCTCTGCGGCGCCAGTGGCTGCTGACTCCTCAGTTTGGCCGCCTGCTCCTGCTCCTTAGCCAGTCGCTGTTTCTCCTCCAGAGTCAGAGACATCTGAAGACACCAGAGAAAAGGAGGTGATTATCTTCAAGAGATCTTCACAAAACCAAAGATTTGTGGTCTTCTCACTCTGTTTGGCTGCGGGGCTGCTGCTGAGGATCCATTCTCCTTCCCGTTCACCCCCGTGCTACCGAAGATGTCGTCGATCTGAAATAAATGTAcgaaatttgaatgaaaacaacGTTGGAAGTTTAATGCACGTGCGGACAGTGTTCTGAGCATTATAGTAAAACTAGCCTACgggaaattaatgatggtgtGAGATTATTATTAAAGACAGACTCGTGCAAGTGAAATGTTTATGAGCGCAAGAAATCTTATGTATGAGTTTATCTGCCGCATGAATTATTGtaacaataaaatgttcttGCTCTTGACTGGTAATAAACTCACCTGTTGCGACGACGGCGGGCCCTTGGTCTCCTCTGCGGCAGTGCCGGAGATGTTCAAACTCCTGATAGAGACGACGGGAAGCAATGAATAGAGAAAGAAGGATGCTTTTGTGTCTCTGTGGTTTGATATGGAAATCACCTCTGCTGCTCCTGCATGATGTGCAGCTGCTCCAGCTTGGTCTTGTGCTCGGCCTCCATGCGGCTCAGCATCTCTCGGATGACCACCATGAACGAGTTGAACTAGAACacgggaggggggaaaaaaaaaaaaaaaaacacctaagaGGGGAAATTCATGAACAtcttccatgaaaaaaaatacctggTTGAGGTTGAGGTTGCTGTCGATGCTGAGCGACACTAAGTGCGGCAGGCTCTTGGTGGCCAGGTTCTCCTTGGGGATGCCCAACTTCTTGTGACTGAAGGTGCACTTGTAGATTCCTAAAGAGGCGACAGGTAAGGCAGCGCtcaaataattaaacatttgtaaaaattaaATTGGGAACAGGAGTAGTACTGTAGAAGCTCACCCAGGATTCCCATGAGCACTGCCGGTTCCCTGGAGGGGATCTGCTGCAGGAACGGCAGGATCTCGTCAATGACAAACCACTTGTCCATGTATTCCAGGATCTTTCCCAGACACACCAGTGAGTTCACGCGCACCTACGCGGCCACAGGAAGGGAAACGTCACAATGgactagtgtgtgtgtttttttggagagagtggtgggggcggggggggggggggggtactcaCTGCGAGCGAGGACGTCTGCAGGCAGGCGGATTTGATGCGAGGGATGAGAGAGTTTTTGATGGAGGGGTAGTCGATCAGGTTGGCGAATGTCGGGATGATGTTGAGGCACAGCTCCTGGAAGACGGCGCACAACATACAACGAGAGTAGTTTGACAACAACTTTGCACTGGTTAACTTCCGAATCATCGAGGCTgagcaatttaaaaacatttatttttattctatattTTTCCATCGTAATATTCCAATTGTATTCtcttaaaatgaatattttataaattaatatataaattgtattttttcctccTAAATAACCCATAGTGCAGTTTTTCCGCCAACACCAAGTAATGAAGGATTTTGATATGACCAACGTACAGTATTATTTCAGAAATGTCCTTTTCCACAGTAAATTCAAGGTTAAAGTTGCATAGCTTGaactaaataatttattttaaacctaAAATGTGCATCCGCCTCGCCTGCTAAGCTAATGTTGTGTTAAAAAGACATTACAATCACTAATTGTTCAACAGTCTCCAGCCTTCCTACCCCAGTGTTATCATGGAAGCGCAAGACAAAACTATgataacaaatacacaaaatggcCACCTGGATCTGCACAGAAGGGGCTTCCAGAGCTCGGTAAACCATGGGCAGAACGCTGTTCTTGATGTGCTCTGCTGGCGTTTTGGTCAAGAGCAGGTCCATTTTTTGCAGGAAGATCAGCAGAATCTGCACGGGGACACAGGCGGAAGTTACGAAACCATTTTCTGCTCCACATGGTCAAGCACTGGCTGACCACCTACCATGTTACTAGCCTTAAGAAGCATGGGAGGAAATAGAAAGACACGTCTGATAATGCGACAAAGTTCCATATCTGGGTTTTTCTGGGCTGAATGTTAGCTCTACCTGGATGGGCTCCTGCTGTTGGAAGACGGGCGTGAGGTCGGGCAGGATGAGGCGGATGTACTCGTCCTTGGTGCACTCCTCGGCGATGAGCAGCACGTTGGGCAGCACGAAGGGCACCATGTCCGGGTTGACGAACTCAGAGGTGAGAGACGGAAGGATGCGGTAGACCACCACTCTCTTATTGAGACAGGAGGGGGGGGAGTGATCAATTCAaa includes:
- the scyl2 gene encoding SCY1-like protein 2; translation: MESMLNKLKSTVTKVTADVTSAVMGNPVTREFEVGRHIASGGPGLCWRIYNGTKKSTKQEVAVFVFDKKMIDKYQKFDKDQIVDSLKRGVQQLTRLRHPRLLTVQHPLEESRDCLAFCTEPVFASLSNVLGHWDNLPSPVPNDIKEYKLYDVETKYGLLQISEGLSFLHSGVKMVHGNLCPENIILNKSGSWKIMGFDFSISSSNPSDPDPKFSCKEWEPNLPPLCLPNPEYLAPEYILSVSCDTASDMYSLGVVAHAVFNEGKPVFAVNKHDIFKSFSRQLDQLTNISPALLNKLPEEVRDHVKMLLSVTPNVRPDADQMTKIPFFDDVGAVTLQYFDSIFQRDNLQKSQFYKGLPKVLPKLPKRVVVYRILPSLTSEFVNPDMVPFVLPNVLLIAEECTKDEYIRLILPDLTPVFQQQEPIQILLIFLQKMDLLLTKTPAEHIKNSVLPMVYRALEAPSVQIQELCLNIIPTFANLIDYPSIKNSLIPRIKSACLQTSSLAVRVNSLVCLGKILEYMDKWFVIDEILPFLQQIPSREPAVLMGILGIYKCTFSHKKLGIPKENLATKSLPHLVSLSIDSNLNLNQFNSFMVVIREMLSRMEAEHKTKLEQLHIMQEQQRSLNISGTAAEETKGPPSSQQIDDIFGSTGVNGKENGSSAAAPQPNRMSLTLEEKQRLAKEQEQAAKLRSQQPLAPQSIKPTASANSKAKDLTSSLLTNMASLNSMSLTNTPRPPVAQASLAMPALPSSSMGAPVSNGFNPAMGFSATGMGTSMRPPASGVYGGMATAASTPNFGALAQNHGQMNMSPLDNLFTANKPKVSLNQMAPGVGTPWLGQFAPAQNAQPAVRGAPAAGFGMQANPFFSPQNFSQTAAGANQSGLKHSTSANNDLKDLFG